A genome region from Brachymonas denitrificans includes the following:
- a CDS encoding alpha-hydroxy acid oxidase yields MSVITCIEDLRVLAEKRVPRMFYDYADAGSWTESTYRANEADFQPIKFRQRVAVNMDNRSTATTMLGERVAMPVAIAPTGLTGMQHADGEMLAARAAKQFGIPFTLSTMSICSIEDVSEATGGHPFWFQLYVMKDKDFMRNLIDRAKAANCSALVVTLDLQVLGQRHKDLKNGLSTPPKPTIANLINLATKPRWCLGMLGTSRRTFRNIVGHAKSVSDMSSLASWTAEQFDPALSWNDIEEIKKLWGEKIILKGIMDKEDARLAVESGADAIVVSNHGGRQLDGAPSSINALPAIVDAVGKDIEVHMDGGIRSGQDVLKAWALGARSAWIGRAFLYGLGAMGEAGVTKALKIIHNELDVSMAFCGHTDINQVDRSILLQGTYPVA; encoded by the coding sequence ATGTCCGTCATCACCTGTATTGAAGACCTGCGCGTGCTGGCCGAGAAGCGCGTGCCGCGCATGTTCTACGACTACGCCGACGCCGGCTCCTGGACCGAGTCCACCTACCGAGCCAACGAGGCCGACTTCCAGCCGATCAAATTCCGCCAGCGCGTGGCCGTGAACATGGACAACCGCAGCACCGCTACCACCATGCTGGGCGAGCGCGTGGCGATGCCGGTAGCCATCGCCCCCACCGGCCTGACCGGCATGCAGCATGCCGACGGCGAAATGCTGGCCGCGCGTGCAGCCAAACAATTCGGCATTCCCTTCACCCTGTCCACCATGAGCATCTGCTCCATCGAGGACGTGAGCGAAGCCACCGGCGGCCATCCGTTCTGGTTCCAGCTCTATGTGATGAAGGACAAGGACTTCATGCGCAACCTGATCGATCGCGCCAAGGCCGCCAACTGCTCGGCGCTGGTGGTCACGCTCGACCTGCAGGTGCTGGGACAGCGCCACAAGGACCTGAAGAACGGCCTCTCCACCCCGCCCAAGCCCACCATTGCCAACCTGATCAACCTGGCGACCAAGCCGCGCTGGTGCCTGGGCATGCTGGGCACCTCGCGCCGCACCTTCCGCAACATCGTCGGCCACGCGAAGAGCGTGAGCGACATGTCCTCGCTGGCCTCCTGGACTGCCGAGCAGTTCGATCCAGCGCTGAGCTGGAATGACATCGAGGAAATCAAGAAACTTTGGGGTGAAAAAATCATCCTGAAAGGGATCATGGACAAGGAAGATGCGCGTCTTGCAGTGGAAAGTGGTGCCGACGCCATTGTCGTCAGCAACCACGGCGGCCGCCAGCTCGATGGCGCACCCAGTTCCATCAACGCCCTGCCGGCCATCGTCGATGCCGTGGGCAAGGATATCGAGGTGCACATGGACGGCGGCATCCGCAGCGGCCAGGACGTGCTCAAGGCCTGGGCACTGGGTGCCCGCAGCGCCTGGATCGGCCGTGCCTTCCTGTACGGGCTGGGCGCCATGGGCGAAGCCGGCGTGACCAAGGCGCTCAAGATCATCCACAACGAGCTGGATGTGAGCATGGCCTTCTGCGGCCATACCGACATCAACCAGGTGGATCGCAGCATCCTGCTCCAGGGAACTTACCCGGTGGCCTGA
- a CDS encoding SPOR domain-containing protein, with translation MTLTFTRAASLLLATSALSLAACTNINLPPSTDSNVPVVDASIHPDGAGTPAPGATTSAVGSSQVTGQPLAGAPLNGLHLQAGTFSSQANADRAADNIRTKVPSMAGKVFVAPRGVNFRVLIGPFANDQERAAAAGTIRTGTGSEVVNAAP, from the coding sequence ATGACCCTGACTTTCACGCGCGCTGCCAGCCTGCTGCTGGCCACCTCCGCCCTGTCGCTGGCGGCCTGCACCAACATCAACCTGCCGCCGAGCACCGATAGCAATGTGCCGGTGGTCGATGCCAGCATCCATCCCGACGGCGCAGGCACGCCCGCTCCGGGTGCCACGACCAGTGCCGTGGGCAGCTCGCAGGTAACCGGCCAGCCGCTGGCCGGTGCTCCGCTGAATGGCCTGCACCTGCAGGCCGGCACCTTTTCCTCCCAGGCCAATGCCGACCGCGCTGCCGACAACATCCGCACCAAGGTGCCCAGTATGGCCGGCAAGGTCTTCGTGGCACCGCGCGGCGTCAATTTCCGCGTGCTGATCGGCCCCTTCGCCAACGACCAGGAACGCGCCGCCGCTGCCGGCACCATCCGCACCGGCACGGGCAGCGAGGTGGTCAACGCCGCTCCCTGA
- the dinB gene encoding DNA polymerase IV codes for MSQPAPLTRRIAHLDMDAFFASVELLRYPQLKGLPVVIGGSPSRNDLALREQYGERHADIPVDAFDRLGSYTGRGVITTATYPARAYGVGSAMGMMKAARLCPQAILLPVNFERYRHYSRMFKSVITRIAPVMENRGVDEVYIDFTEVPGGQEDGGRVLAQRIQQAIFETTQLTCSVGVAPNKLLAKMASEFNKPNGVSIVQPDDLESLIWPLSCRKINGIGPKSGAKLERLDIRTIGELAARDRFWLMEQFGKSYGSWLHDAAWGRDDRPVETHSEPVSMSRETTFERDLHAVHDKAELGQIFTALCQQVAADLQRKGYMGRTIGIKLRYPDFRIATRDHSIRHYTADAREIRHAAGQCLKRVDLTRPFRLLGVRVGNLLPNDEALHHNETQGQSREDTTLPLF; via the coding sequence ATGAGCCAGCCCGCCCCGCTGACCCGCCGCATCGCGCACCTCGACATGGATGCCTTCTTCGCATCGGTCGAACTGCTGCGCTATCCGCAACTCAAGGGCCTGCCGGTGGTGATTGGCGGCAGTCCGAGCCGCAACGACCTCGCACTGCGCGAACAGTACGGCGAGCGCCATGCGGACATTCCCGTCGATGCGTTCGACCGCCTCGGCAGCTATACCGGTCGCGGCGTGATCACCACCGCCACCTACCCGGCGCGTGCCTATGGCGTGGGCTCCGCCATGGGCATGATGAAGGCGGCGCGTCTGTGCCCGCAGGCCATCCTGCTGCCGGTGAACTTCGAGCGCTACCGCCATTATTCGCGCATGTTCAAATCGGTCATCACACGCATCGCGCCAGTGATGGAAAACCGTGGGGTGGACGAGGTGTACATCGATTTCACCGAGGTGCCTGGCGGACAGGAGGATGGCGGCCGGGTGCTGGCGCAGCGCATCCAGCAAGCGATTTTCGAGACCACGCAGCTGACCTGCTCGGTGGGCGTGGCACCCAACAAGCTGCTGGCCAAGATGGCGAGCGAATTCAACAAGCCGAACGGGGTCAGCATCGTCCAGCCGGACGACCTGGAGAGCCTGATCTGGCCGCTGTCCTGCCGCAAGATCAATGGCATCGGCCCCAAATCGGGTGCGAAGCTGGAGCGGCTGGACATCCGCACCATCGGCGAACTGGCCGCGCGCGACCGCTTCTGGCTGATGGAGCAGTTCGGCAAGTCCTACGGCAGCTGGCTGCACGATGCGGCCTGGGGCCGCGACGACCGGCCGGTGGAAACGCACAGCGAACCGGTCAGCATGAGCCGCGAAACCACATTCGAGCGCGATCTGCATGCGGTGCACGACAAGGCCGAGTTGGGGCAGATTTTCACCGCGCTGTGCCAGCAGGTAGCGGCCGACCTGCAGCGCAAGGGCTATATGGGGCGCACCATCGGCATCAAGCTGCGCTATCCGGATTTTCGCATCGCCACGCGCGACCACAGCATCCGGCATTACACGGCCGACGCCCGCGAGATCCGCCATGCCGCCGGCCAGTGCCTCAAGCGTGTGGACCTGACGCGCCCGTTCCGCCTGCTGGGTGTGCGGGTGGGCAATCTGCTGCCCAATGACGAGGCCCTGCATCACAACGAGACGCAGGGACAGTCACGCGAAGACACGACTTTGCCGCTGTTCTGA